TGTCTAAGGGCATCTTCCGCTTGACCATTAATGAGATCGAAACCAAATTTGGAATCTTCTTGCCCTGTCAAGATATAATCATGGGTATGGGCTTCGATTCCTGGTGTAACACGAAGAAGGATTTTCACCTTTTGTTCACGGTTTGTACAAATTTCTTCTAACAGCACCAACTCTGAAAAATTATCGACTACGATACAGCCAATTTTATGATCCAAAGCCATATGTAGCTCTTCTTCACTTTTGTTGTTTCCATGAAAATGAATGCGTTCAGTTGGGAAATCCGCCTTGATTGCCGTATACAATTCCCCTGCCGAGACAACATCGAGAGAAAGCCCCTCTTGGTCAGCCAACTGGATCATGGCAATCGAAGAGAAGGCTTTACTTGCGTAAGCAACTTGTGCCGGTATTCCCAATTCTTCAAAGGTCCTTTTGAATCCTCTTGCTCGTTCACGTATTAGCTCTACATCATAAACATATAATGGTGTCCCGAATTGCTCGATCAGCTCGATCGTGTCCACTCCGCCAATCTCCAGATGTCCACGCTCATTGACACCACTGGTTCCGTACAAATGCATGATAGCTTCACCTTCCTGACTTAGAAACTAAAGATTAATTAGAAATGAGGCAGCCTCCAAAAAAGAAGCTCCTGAAGTACGTGAAGGGTTCTCCATATCGACAAGCCTCATCCGAATCAATCGATCATCCCATTTAAATATTGTTATCTATGACTGCTCAGTAGTTCGAAGGGAAAGCCAGATTGATTTAACGTCAAAGAGTCATGATGCCTCCATCTGTTTGTGATCCTCAACTTTACCGCTTTATCGAATAAAATTAAATTACCACAACTTTTCGACAACATCAACCTTAAGGTTTTCTAGGCTGCCTATATTTATCCTGCGGATGCACAATACTTGGACGTTCCACTGATCCTGGAAAAGGTCTTCTGAATAGTATATGTGACAAGGCCTTAGGTTGAAATGGGATAAGCGGCCATAAATACGGTGTATTTAAAGCTTTTATGCTAGCCAATAAAATGATGTAGAGAGTGATGCCTATGACCAGCCCAGGCACTTTAAATAATGCGACCAGCACGAGCAGCATCAGACGGGAGATTTTATTCGCCACACCAAGTTCCAGGCTAGGAGTAACGAAGGTGCCGATTGTCGCCACGGAAGCGTAGAGGACCACCTCAGGGACAAATAGGCCGACGTCTATTGCAATCTGCCCGATGAGCACTGCCGCAACCAAGCCCATGGCGGTCGAAAGCGGCGTCGGGGTATGGACGGCTGCCATCCTCAGAAATTCTATCCCGATATCGGAAATGAAGATTTGTACCACAATGGGAATATGTGTTTTTTCGTTAGGTCCGATAAATTCGAACTTCTCCGGCAGAAGCGATGGCTCCAAACAAAACAACAACCAAATCGGCAGCAAATATAACGAAACGAAAATCCCGAAAAAACGTGTCCAGCGCACGAGCGTTCCAACAGCGGGTGCCTGCCGATACTCCTCGGCATGCTGCATATGATGGAAAAGGGTCGACGGGGTAATGATGACACTTGGGGAGGTATCCACATAAATCAGGACATGCCCTTCAAGTAAGTGTGTAGCCGCAACATCAGCACGCTCGGTATAGCGCACAAGCGGATATGGGTTATATCCTTGTTTGACGATGAACTCTTCGATCGTTTTATCAGCCATCGTTAATCCGTCCACATCAATGCCTTCCAATTCCTTACGAACGATATCGATCAAATCGGGATCAGCAATACCTTTAATGTAGCCAATCGAAATATCCGTTTTGGAGCGTTCACCAACGTGCAGCATTTCAAAGCGTAATCGCTCATCCCGGATCCTTCGTCTCGTTATCGCCGTATTCACGATGATGTTTTCGACAAAACCATCCCTGGAACCGCGAACGACTTTTTCCGTATCCGGTTCTTCAGGCTGCCGTCCTGGGTAACTCCTCACATCCACGACCAATCCAATTGGTTTACCGTCGATAACGATGACGATCAAGCCGGATAATACTTGATCGACAAGCTCATCCATCGTACTTATTTCTTCAACGGACTGGTGTACGAGCAAACCTTTTACAACTTCGAAAATTTTCGTCGTGACGATTTCCGTGTTTTTATTATGGATTAGCGAGTCAAGGATTTCGATGATGTACTCCGTATCCGTCAATCCGTTTATATAGTAGAGATGCACATCTTTTTTTAACACCTTTATCCTTCTTACGCCTAAGTCAAAGCTGACGCCAAGACCCACTTTCTCTTCCATGAAGGCGTCTACTTCCGCTACCTTATTCGGAAT
This genomic stretch from Peribacillus muralis harbors:
- a CDS encoding spore germination protein produces the protein MKPIPNKVAEVDAFMEEKVGLGVSFDLGVRRIKVLKKDVHLYYINGLTDTEYIIEILDSLIHNKNTEIVTTKIFEVVKGLLVHQSVEEISTMDELVDQVLSGLIVIVIDGKPIGLVVDVRSYPGRQPEEPDTEKVVRGSRDGFVENIIVNTAITRRRIRDERLRFEMLHVGERSKTDISIGYIKGIADPDLIDIVRKELEGIDVDGLTMADKTIEEFIVKQGYNPYPLVRYTERADVAATHLLEGHVLIYVDTSPSVIITPSTLFHHMQHAEEYRQAPAVGTLVRWTRFFGIFVSLYLLPIWLLFCLEPSLLPEKFEFIGPNEKTHIPIVVQIFISDIGIEFLRMAAVHTPTPLSTAMGLVAAVLIGQIAIDVGLFVPEVVLYASVATIGTFVTPSLELGVANKISRLMLLVLVALFKVPGLVIGITLYIILLASIKALNTPYLWPLIPFQPKALSHILFRRPFPGSVERPSIVHPQDKYRQPRKP